TGTTCATGCGGCTGTCCGGGCTCGCCCTGGTGATCCTGGTGCTCGGGCACCTGTTCGTGAACCTGATGCTCGGCGGCGGGATCACCGCGCTGGACTTCGGTTTCGTGGCCGGCAAGTGGGCCAACCCGCTCTGGCAGGTCTGGGACCTGCTGATGCTGTGGCTGGCGATGCTGCACGGCAGCAACGGGCTGCGCACGATCATCAACGACTACGCCGAGAAGGACCAGACCCGGTTCTGGCTGAAGGCGCTGCTGATCACGGCCGCGGTCGTGATCGTCGTCCTCGGCACCCTGGTGATCTTCACCTTCGACCCCTGCCTCGACCCCAACTCCACGTTGTCGGTCTGCACCAACAAATAAAGGACGTCATGCAGGTCCATCAGTACGACGTAATCATCGTCGGCGCGGGCGGAGCGGGTATGCGCGCCGCGCTCGAATCCAGCAAGCGGACCCGTACCGCCGTACTCACCAAGCTGTACCCGACCCGCTCGCACACCGGCGCCGCCCAGGGCGGGATGTGCGCCGCGCTGGCGAACGTCGAGGAGGACAACTGGGAGTGGCACACCTTCGACACGGTCAAGGGTGGTGACTTCCTGGTCGACCAGGACGCGGCCGAGGTGATGTGCAAGGAGGCCGTGGACGCGGTTCTCGACCTGGAGAAGATGGGCCTGCCGTTCAACCGGACCGCCGAGGGCAAGATCGACCAGCGGTTCTTCGGCGGGCACACCCGCAACCACGGTGAGGCCGTCGTCCGCCGGTCCTGCTTCGCGGCCGACCGTACCGGTCACATGATCCTGCAGACGCTGTACCAGCAGTGCATCAAGCAGAACGTCGAGTTCTTCAACGAGTACTACGTTCTGGACCTGCTGATGACCGACGGCAAGGCCAGCGGCGTGGTCGCGTACGAGCTGGCCACCGGCGAGCTGCACGTGTTCTCGGCGAAGTCGGTGATCTTCGCGTCCGGCGGCTTCGGCAAGGTGTTCCGGACCACGTCGAACGCGCACACGCTGACCGGCGACGGGATGGGCATCGTCTGGCGCAAGGGCCTGCCGCTGGAGGACATGGAGTTCTTCCAGTTCCACCCGACCGGCCTGGCCGGGCTGGGCGTACTGCTGTCGGAGGCCGCCCGTGGCGAGGGCGGCATCCTGCGGAACAAGGACAACGAGCGGTTCATGGAGCGGTACGCGCCGACGGTCAAGGACCTGGCGCCGCGCGACATGGTCGCCCGCGCGATGGCGAACGAGGTCCGCGAAGGCCGCGGCTGCGGTCCGGACGGCGCGTACGTGATGCTCGACCTGACCCACCTCGAGCCGGCGCACATCGACGCCAAGCTGCCGGACATCACCGAGTTCGCCCGCACGTACCTCGGGGTGGAGCCGTACACCGAGCAGATCCCGGTGTTCCCGACCGCGCACTACGCGATGGGCGGCATCCCGACCAACATCGCGGGCGAGGCGCTGGCCAACAACGACGAGGTGATCCCCGGCCTGTACGCCGCGGGTGAGGTCGCCTGCGTGTCCGTGCACGGCGCGAACCGGCTGGGTACGAACTCGCTGCTGGACATCAACGTGTTCGGCCGGCGCGCGGGCATCGCCGCCGCCGAGTACGCCGCCACCGCGTCCTTCGAGGAACTCCCGGAGAACCCGGAGGCGTACGTCGTCGACCTGGTCGAAGGGCTGCGCACCTCCACCGGCGAGGAGCGGATCGCGGCGATCCGGTCCGACCTGCAGGCGACGATGGACCTGAACGCGCAGGTGTACCGGACCGAGGGCTCGCTGAAGCAGGCCCAGGTCGACATCGCGGCACTGAAGACGCGCTTCGCGAACGTGGCCGTCCAGGACAAGGGCAAGCGGTTCAACACCGATCTGCTCGAGGCGGTCGAGCTCGGCTTCCTGCTCGACCTGGCCGAGGTACTGGTGGAGGGCGCGCTGGCCCGGAAGGAGTCCCGCGGCGGGCACTTCCGGGAGGACTACGACAAGCGCGACGACGTGAACTTCATGCGGCACACGATGGCGTACCGCGAGGTCGATGCCGAGGGCAACGTCAGCATCCGGCTCGACTACAAACCCGTCGTCCAGACTCGCTACAAGCCGATGGAGCGGAAGTACTGATGGACGCTACAACTGCCCTTGCGGGGGTCTGGGGGTCGTCCCCCAGATGAATGTCACTGTCAAGATCCTCCGGTACAACCCCGAGGTGGTCGACGAGGCCGAGTGGAAGACGTACTCGGTCACGCTGCAGCCGACCGACCGGGTGCTGGACGCGCTGCACAAGGTCAAGTGGGAGCAGGACGGCACGCTGACCTTCCGGCGGTCCTGCGCGCACGGTGTCTGCGGTTCGGACGCGATGCGGATCAACGGCCGGAACCGGCTGGCCTGCAAGACGCTGATCAAGGACCTGAACCCGGAGAAGGAAATCACCGTCGAGCCGATCAAGGGCCTGCCGGTGCTGAAGGACCTGGTCGTCGACATGGAGCCGTTCTTCGAGGCGTACCGGGCGGTGATGCCGTTCCTGGTCACCTCCGGGCACGAGCCGACCCGGGAGCGGATCCAGTCGCAGGCCGACCGGGACCGGTTCGACGACACCACCAAGTGCATCCTGTGCGCGGCGTGTACGACGTCGTGCCCGGTGTTCTGGTCGGACGGGCAGTACTTCGGGCCGCAGGCGATCGTCGGGGCGCACCGGTTCATCTTCGACAGCCGGGACGAGGGCACCGAGCAGCGGCTGGAGATCCTGAACGACAAGGAAGGGGTTTGGCGCTGCCGGACCACTTTCAACTGCACCGACGCCTGCCCCCGCGGCATCGAGGTCACCAAGGCAATCCAGGAAGTAAAACGAGCCCTGATCTTCCGCCGGGTGTGATCCGGGTCGGGCGTGACACAGCCCCACCGCTCGCGTTCCGCCGGGTGTGACGCGGCTCGGCCGCGCGCCTTCCGCCGGGTGTGAGGTGGGTGGGCCTGGGGGCAGATAGGATTCTCCCGCCGACCTGATCCCTGACCTCGCCGGGGACCTATCTGACCCCGGGGGGTGAGCGTGCAGCGCCTGCGTGAGGTCCTCGACCGCGTGTACCGCCGGCTGGTGGACCTGCTGGAGCGCTGCGGCCTCCCCCGGAGCATGCCCCCGCTGCTCGTCCTCGGGGTGCTCGCCGTGGTCACCTCCCTCGTGCTCGCGGTACTGGCCGCGACCGGCCACCGGGGCGAGACCGGCGCGGACCCGGTGGTGATCTCCCCGGCGGCGGCCGGGCGGCCCGGCAACGCCGTGGTGAACGCGTCCCGGGCGCAGGTGCTGTCGATGACGATGGTGACCCGGAACCGCTGGGCGGCCGGCTGGTCCGACTGCACCAGCGGCCCGAACTGCAAGTACGCCGCGGTGATCGACCGGGACGGCGCCCGCGCGACCGCCCCGGAGTGGCCGGTTCCGTACGTGACGCTGAAGTCCGGCAACGAGGCGATCGCGATCGCCCCGCCGCGCGAAGGCACGCTGACCGGCGACACCACGATGATGTACCAGCTCACGTACGACGGTCCGCTGCTGACCCGGATGCGGTACCGGCTGTCCACCTCCACGTTCCAGCGCGGCGAGATCCTGTCCGACCGGATCGTCCCGGGCCGGATCGTGGTGGTGAACCCGCAGGAGTCGTCGGTGCGGATGCTCGACACCCGCGGCACCCGGTCGCCGGTCTGCGACCGGACCAGCCGCTGCTGGGTGCTGGGCGGGATCGGCCGGACGGACGTGCTCTGGACCGACGACGGCGGCCGGACCTGGGGTACGCGGGCGCTAGACAGCCACAACCAGCTCGGCCAGCTCGCGGTCAGCCCGAACGGGCGCACGCTGGTGATGACGGCGGTCACGGTCGGCGACAACGGGCAGACGGTCGCGTCGATGCGGATCTCCACCGACCGCGGCGGCAGCTGGCGTACGGTCGACCACCCACCGCCGGCCCTGAACACCCCGCCGCTGGCGTTCGACGACGGCACCGCGCTGATGCTCGGCGGCCGCGGAGGAGAACGCCCACGGCTGTACCGGGTCCGCGACGGCGCCGCCAACCTGGACCGCGGCTACCCCGGTGACCTGGCCGACCTCGAAGGCGACGCCCAGTTGATGTACGGGTTCGAGGTGCCGAAGCGACGCACCACCGAGGTGGTTCTGAGCACCGACCAGGGCAAGACCTGGACCAAGTTCGCGCCGCGCTGAAGCCCGGCCGCCCGAGCTGCGGCCGTTCGCGCCGGAGCGATACCTGGTCAGGGGTGCTTGGTGGCACCCTTCAGGACCTTGTCGACGGCGTTCTTGGGGCCGTAGAAGGCGATGCCGACCAGGTCCAGCCCGGCGGTATGGACTGCCTTGACGGCCGCCCGGTTGTCGCGGTCGTTGCCGGTGCTGAACAGGTCCTGGGTGAAGATCGCGTGCTCGAGCTGCCGCGTCAGCGCCCGCTCGTGCGCGGTCGTCATGAACTCCTTGGACCCCTCGAACACCATCACCGGCTGGCGGAACATCGGCAGGTACGCCGTACCGTCGGCGTCCTCGTAGGGCGCACCCACGACTTCCGGATGCGTACCGGCGATGCCGCTGACCAGGAAGGCGGTCACGTTCAGCCGCTGCCAGCCGGCCAGGTCGTCCCGGAGCAGCACGGCAATCTTCGTGTCGAACTTGATCGGATCATCCACGGCACCGATCGTCACCCACGGCACGGGCGCGGGTCTTGTACGTTCCTAACCTGCTAGCAGTAGGGCGGGTTTGAGGTGACGGATGAACAGACCCGCAGGAAGAGGTTGAACAGCCGGTAGAGCTGGAGGGTGTCTGCTTCCACTACGACCGTGCGGTCGTCGCGGCGGCTGACGCCTGGGATCGCGGTCAGGTGGGACGCCACCGACGCCGACTGCCAGCGTACGGCGAGCGTGTGCTGACCGGGCTCGTGCTTCGCCAGCCTCAAGTCCGTGAGTGCCGCGGCGGTCGTGGTCTCGATCGCCTCCCGCGCCTCGCCGACCGGTACGAGCTGCGCCGCGAACCGGTCCTTGGCGAACTTCACCGGCACCGTGGCGATCGCCGGATCCCACGCGGTCGCCTCGTCACACGCCGCGTCGTCGCCGGTGAGCAGCGCGAGCGGTACGCCATACGCGGCCGCCGCGGCGTGGAACATGCCGATCTCCCCGGTCACCCGGTCGTCCAGCCACATGTCCTCGATCTCGTGACCCATGTAGCTGTGACTCAGTACGCCGAGGACGCCCGCCCGCGCGTGGAAGCCGACGCACAGCGCCGCGTCGTACTCGGGAGTCAGGCCCTCCATCATCCCCATCGGCTTCGGCCGGCCCTTGATCAGCCGGGCCCGCGGATCGAGCAGCTCCGGGAGCAGGTTGCGCATCGGGCCGTGCGCGTCGTTCACCAGCACGGCGGTCGCACCGGCCGCGTACGCGCCCCGTACCGCCGCGTTGACGTCCTCGGTCATCAACACCCGGCCGCGCTCGTAATCCCGCCCCGGCGGCTGCACGTCCTCCGCGTCCACGACCCCGGTGACGCCTTCCATGTCCGCACTCACATAGACCTTCACAGACAGGAGCGTATGTTCTGACTATGAGCGGTCGCGCCACGGTTCGGGCGTGGCGGCCCGGGGTGGCCGGGGTCGTCGAGGTTCTGCATGCGCATTTTCCGTCGCATACGTACCCGAGTCACACGCACGACGCCTGGACGGTGCTGATCGTCGACGAGGGCGCGGTGCGGTACGACCTGGATCACCGGGAGCACGGATTGGCTCAGGCGCAGGTCTCGTTGTTGCCGCCGCATGTACCGCATGACGGGCGGTCGGTGCGGCCGGAGGGTTTCCGGAAGCGGGTGCTTTACCTGGCGCCCGAGCGGCTCGGCGACAACCTGATCGGCGCCGCGGTGGACCAGCCGGAGTACGTCGACCCGCTGTTGCGGCACCGCATCCACCAGCTGCACGGCGTACTGGAGAACGGCCAGGAGGATCTGGAAGCGCAAAGCAGACTGACGCTGATCGAGGAACGTCTCGGACAGCACCTGCGACGGGACGTGATCGCTCCACCCGACCGCTACGACGCCGGGGTGGCCGTACGGCTCCGGGAGCTGTTGGACGCGCATGTCACCGAAGGCATCACCCTGGAAGCGGCGTCCAGGCTGGTGCGCGCGCATCCGGCGCATCTGGTGCGGGCGTTCAGCCGCGAGTACGGACTGCCGCCGCACCGGTACCTGACCGGCCGACGGGTCGATCTCGCCCGGCGGTACCTGCTGGACGGGCATCCGGCGGCGGAGGTCGCGTCACTGGCCGGGTTCTACGACCAGTCGCACCTGAACCGGCACTTCAGGAAACTGCTCGGTGTCACACCGTCGACTTTTGTGAAGTCTTAGCCGCCTTGTACGCGCGGACGCCCCACGTACCGAGCAGTGCCGCGATCAGCAGGTTCACGATGATCAGGATCGTGTGGGCGACGTAGTACCCGGTCGGGCGGTCCTCGGTGTCGATCAGCGCCTTGATGAAGCGGATGTACGTGATCACGTTCCAGGCGGCGATACCGAGCAGGACGAAGGCGTGTTTCTTTTCGAGCTTCACTCAGCCATTGTTACCGGGCCGGTCGACCGTGCGGAGCAGCTGGGTGCGGTTGGCGACGCCGAAGCGGCGGTACAGGCGGGTCAGCTGGGACTCGACTGCCTTCACCGACAGGTACAGCGCGGCGGCGATCTCGCGGTTGGTGGAGCCGTCCCGGACCATCGCGACGATCTGCTGCTCGTTGTCGGTCAGCTCGGACGGCTGCCTGGTCCGGCTCGGAACGTCCAGCCGGGCCAACTCGGTCTCGGCCACCTCGCGCCAGGCTGGCGCGCCGTACGCCTCGAACTGCTCGATCGCGTCCAGGAACGCGGTTCGGGCGACCGAGCGGCGGCGGGCCTGCCGGGCGACCCGGCCGCGGGTGAGTTCGCAGCGGGCCAGGTCGAGCGGGTACACCCGGTCCCCCGCCGTCCGGATCGTTTCTTCGAGCAGGTCCAGTGCGGCGGCCGGGTCGCCCTGCTTGGCAATCAGCAGCGCCTCGGAGCGGGCCAGACCGATCAGGATCACGGCCCGGTCCAGGTTCCGCGCGCGAGACCGGATGTCGGCGATCAGCGCGGCCGCGTCGTCCAGCCGGCCGGCCGCGACCAGCGCCTCGGCGTAGTCCGCGTGCCACGGGATGATCGCCGGGTCGTACGGCATCGCTGCCTCGCCGGATGCCGCGATCGCGTCGAACGCCTCGACCGCCCGCTGCGGATCGCCGGTCAGGACGCCGATCATGCCGAGGCTGGCCAATGCCGGGCCGGTCCACTCGTCGTTGCCGGCCTGGCGTACGCCGTCCAATGCGGCTTCGGCGAGCTGCCGCCCGATCACCGCCGTACCGCCGGCCCACTCGGCACGGGCCGCCGCGACCAGGCCTACCTCCGGCTCGTCACCGATGTCCTGCATCAGCTGGTAGCACTCGTGTCCGGCGGCCAGCGCGTCCGCGCCACGACCGCTGCGCTCGTAGATCGCCGTCGCGGAGATCAGTACGGAGGCCAGCCAGCGCATCGCGCCGTGCTCACGGACCTCATCCACCAGCGCGTTGATCGCGGCGATCGCGGGTGCCGTACGCCCGTGGAACAGCTCCTGCATCGCGGCCATCTGCCGCGCGTTGACGACCGACCGGGTCAGCGGCAGGCCCTGCGCCAGCTCGGCCGCCTGCTGCAGCACGGCATCCGCGGACTGACCCGCGTCCCGGGCCATCAGCACCGAGCTGAACGCGCTCAGCGCATCCACGACCGCCTCGGTGTCGCCGGCCGCCCGGGCGAGCTCCTCGGCGGTCCGCGCGTCGTCCAGCGCGTCATCGAGACTACGGTCGAAGTACTGGCTGTGGCTGCGCTCGATCCGTACCCGCGCCTCCAACCGCTGATCGCCGACGGCCGCCGCGAACGCTTCTGACAGCAGCTCCACCCGGCGATCCCGCTCCGGCCAGACCGCGTCCGCGCACAGCAACAGCGCGGGCACCTTGGTCTCGGCAGTCGTCGCGGTCTGTACGGCGAGCCGCGCCATGTCGGCCGACTCGGCGAGATGACCGGCGGCCGCCGCATCGTCGGCGGCCCGGGTCAGTCGGCGGGCACGCTCATCCGGTTGCGTTCCGGGCGTACGGTCCGCGCTCAGCCGCCAGAGCGTCGCGGCGGCACCGGGCGCACCACGACCGGCGGCGACGGTGGCCGCCTCCTCGATGGTGCCGGCCAGCTCCGCGTCGGCTTCCTGGGTGGCCAGCGCCCGGTGGGTCGCGTTCTCCACCGGTTCGTCGACCACGGCCGCGAGTTGGGCGTGCGCCTGGCGACGGGCGGCCGACGTTGCTTCGGCGTACACGAACTCGCGCAGCAACGGGTGGGTGAAGCGGAGCCGCTCGGCCGAGATGTCGATCAGCCCCAGCGTCTCGGCCTCGACCAGCTCGGCGTCGATCGGGCGGCCGAGCGAACCGGCGAGCTGGGTCGTGGTCGGGCGCGGCGATGACGCGGCGTGCAGGAGCAGCTCGTGCGCGCACGGCGTCAGGTCGGAGAGCCGTTCGCCGAGCAGGGTCTTCAGCCGGCTCGAAACCGGGAGCGGGTCGTTCGGCGAGACGTTCTTCGGGTGCCGCAGGACGGCCCGGCCGAGCTCCAGGGCCATGAACGGGTTGCCGGCGCTCGCGGTGAAGATCCGGCGGGCCGTACGCACCGGGAGCGGGTCGGACAGTCGCTGGCGGAGCAGCCCGAGCACGTCCGGTTCGGTCAGCGGCGGGACCTCAAGCTGCAGCGCGGGCTCCGGGCACGCCTCGGCCATGACCGGGAGGTCACCGTCCGCGACCTGCTCGGTCGCCAGCATGTGTACGCCCTCGGACAGCCGGCGCGCACAGAACGTGAGCACCTCCAGGCTGGACGGGTCGACCCACTGGATGTCGTCGACGACCAGCAGGACCGGCCCGGTCGTGGCGAGTCGCCGAAGCACATGCAGGACGGCGAGACGTACCGCCAGCTCGTCACGCACCGTGTCCGGCGCGCTGGCCTTGAGCAGGGCGACCTCAAGCGGCTGCCGAAGGTGGTCCGGCAGTACCTGCCAGCAGAAGTCGAGCTGGCTGGACAGCAGATCGAGCAGCGTGACGTACGGCAGGCCGGCCTCGGAGTTGGACGGCGCGGCGCTCAGGATCCGGCAGCCCTTGCGCCCGAGATCCGCGACCAGCGCGCGACCGAGCGCCGACTTGCCGATGCCGGTCGGGCCGTACAGCAGCACGCTGCCACTGGTCTCGAGCTGCTTGGTAGCACGCTCGGCCAGCGCTGTACGTCCGACCAGCTCGTCAGTCATCCAGTCTCCTCGAAGGCCACTCCTTCATGATGCGGCCCTCGCCGAATGTCACAGCTTCTGACCGTTCGACACGGCGAGTGTCACATGAGGAAAGTTTCCGGTCACCATCCTGTCATCGTTCGCTGCTCAGTTCCGAGCAGTCAGCGCGGCACGATCGTGCCGGGGCACCGAACGGTCTCCCGGCGTACCAAGGGTCAGATCGACTCCAGATCACGCTCGATCGCGGCCAGTTCGGCCTCCGTACCCTGCACTTTCGGGCCGGTGAACCAGTGCCGGGCCGAGATGAACCAGTACGCCGCCGCGAAGCCGAGCACGACCAGTACCGCGACCGGCGTGTAGTTGAACGTGCTACCGGTCACCGGGCTGACCTGCGGCAGCATGAACAGGATCGTGATGAAGCAGACCCAGACGATCGCGACGATCCCGATCGGGCGGCTCCAGCGGCCGAGATGCCACGGTCCCGGCTGGAAATGGTCACCCTGCAACAGCCGGAGCAGCGTCGGCAGTACGTACGCGATGTAGAGGCCGATCACCGCGATCGAGGTCACCGCGGCGTACGCGGTCGCGTTCCACAGGTACGGCAGACCGAGGACGAAGGCGCCGCCCGCGGCCAGCCAGATCGCGTTCGTGGGTGTCCGGGTGCGGTGGTTGATCCGGTGCCAGAGCTTGGAACCGGGCAGCGCGCCGTCGCGGGAGAACGCGTAGATCATCCGCGAGTTCGCCGTCACCGAGGACATCCCGCAGAACAGCTGCGCGCCGATCACCACCAGCAGCAGGATCTTGCCGGTCACCGATCCGACCGCGTCGATGAAGATCTGCGCGGGCGGTACGCCGGTCTTGCTGCCGAGCGCCCCGTCGTAGCTCTGGATCGCGAAGGTCAGGCCGATCAGCAGCACCCAGCCGGCCACCAGCGACACGATGATCGACATCACGATCCCGCGCGGACCGGAGCGGGCCGCGTCCTTGGTCTCCTCGGTCATGTGCGCGGACGCGTCGTACCCGGTGAACGTGTACTGGGCGAGCAGCAGGCCGAGCAGCGCGACGTAGAACGTCGATCCCCAGCCGGTGTTGTTGACGAAATGGCCGAACACGAACGAGGCCGACTGGTGCTTGTCCGGCACGATCACGAGCGCGCCGACGATGAACAGTACGCCGAGGATGTGCCACCAGACGCTGATGTCGTTCAGCTTGGCCACCAGGCGTACGCCGAGTGAGTTCAGCAGGGCGTGCACCAGCAGGATGATGCCGAACAGCAGGATCGTGTGGCCGGGCGTCGCGCTGAAGCCGAACTGCAGGTCCAGGAACGCGTTCAGGAAGAACGCCGCGCCGAAGTCGATCCCGGCCGTCACGGCGACCTGACCGAGGAAGTTGAACCAGCCGGTGAACCAGGACCAGGCCGCGCCGTTGGACGGGGCGAGTTTCGCGGCCCAGTAGTACAGACCGCCGGCGGTCGGGAAGCTGGAACACACCTCGGCCATCGCGAGCCCGACGAACAACGTCATCAGCCCGACCACCGGCCAGCCCCAGACGATCAGCACCGGGCCGCCGGTGTTCATGCCGAAGCCGTAGAGGGTCAGGCAGCCGGACAGGATCGAGATGATCGTGAACGACACCGCGAAGTTCGAGAACCCGGACATGGTCCGGGACAGTTCCTGGGCGTAACCCAACTGGTGCAGGCGTTTCTCGTCGTCGGTCATCGGGGCGGATGCGGACAGTTCCTCGCTCACTGGGGCCTCCTCGGCACAGCCGTACGCCGCAATGGTCTCCCCGCAGACCTTTAACTCATTGAGGCATGGGTCACATCGGCTGTCAAGAATCAGCGCGCTTCCAGCTCCCACCCGATCAGGCCAGACCAGCCCGATCAGGCCAGGAAGGCACGGAGCAGGGCGGCCGTACCCGACAGGTGTTCCTGCATGGCGCGGCGGGCGGCGGCCGGGTCGCCGGTCAGGATCGCGGTGACGATCACCGCGTGCTGCACGTTCGAATGCGCGATGTTGCGTTCCAGCAGCGGGATCGCGTCGAGCAGTTCGTTCAGGCGCATCCGTACATCGGCGACGGCCGACGTCAGGGACGGTGATCCGGTCACCTCCGCGACCGCGAGGTGCAGGCGCGAATCCAGCCGGCGGTAGTCGGTCA
The genomic region above belongs to Kribbella solani and contains:
- a CDS encoding M55 family metallopeptidase yields the protein MKVYVSADMEGVTGVVDAEDVQPPGRDYERGRVLMTEDVNAAVRGAYAAGATAVLVNDAHGPMRNLLPELLDPRARLIKGRPKPMGMMEGLTPEYDAALCVGFHARAGVLGVLSHSYMGHEIEDMWLDDRVTGEIGMFHAAAAAYGVPLALLTGDDAACDEATAWDPAIATVPVKFAKDRFAAQLVPVGEAREAIETTTAAALTDLRLAKHEPGQHTLAVRWQSASVASHLTAIPGVSRRDDRTVVVEADTLQLYRLFNLFLRVCSSVTSNPPYC
- a CDS encoding AAA family ATPase, with the translated sequence MTDELVGRTALAERATKQLETSGSVLLYGPTGIGKSALGRALVADLGRKGCRILSAAPSNSEAGLPYVTLLDLLSSQLDFCWQVLPDHLRQPLEVALLKASAPDTVRDELAVRLAVLHVLRRLATTGPVLLVVDDIQWVDPSSLEVLTFCARRLSEGVHMLATEQVADGDLPVMAEACPEPALQLEVPPLTEPDVLGLLRQRLSDPLPVRTARRIFTASAGNPFMALELGRAVLRHPKNVSPNDPLPVSSRLKTLLGERLSDLTPCAHELLLHAASSPRPTTTQLAGSLGRPIDAELVEAETLGLIDISAERLRFTHPLLREFVYAEATSAARRQAHAQLAAVVDEPVENATHRALATQEADAELAGTIEEAATVAAGRGAPGAAATLWRLSADRTPGTQPDERARRLTRAADDAAAAGHLAESADMARLAVQTATTAETKVPALLLCADAVWPERDRRVELLSEAFAAAVGDQRLEARVRIERSHSQYFDRSLDDALDDARTAEELARAAGDTEAVVDALSAFSSVLMARDAGQSADAVLQQAAELAQGLPLTRSVVNARQMAAMQELFHGRTAPAIAAINALVDEVREHGAMRWLASVLISATAIYERSGRGADALAAGHECYQLMQDIGDEPEVGLVAAARAEWAGGTAVIGRQLAEAALDGVRQAGNDEWTGPALASLGMIGVLTGDPQRAVEAFDAIAASGEAAMPYDPAIIPWHADYAEALVAAGRLDDAAALIADIRSRARNLDRAVILIGLARSEALLIAKQGDPAAALDLLEETIRTAGDRVYPLDLARCELTRGRVARQARRRSVARTAFLDAIEQFEAYGAPAWREVAETELARLDVPSRTRQPSELTDNEQQIVAMVRDGSTNREIAAALYLSVKAVESQLTRLYRRFGVANRTQLLRTVDRPGNNG
- a CDS encoding DUF2000 domain-containing protein, whose amino-acid sequence is MDDPIKFDTKIAVLLRDDLAGWQRLNVTAFLVSGIAGTHPEVVGAPYEDADGTAYLPMFRQPVMVFEGSKEFMTTAHERALTRQLEHAIFTQDLFSTGNDRDNRAAVKAVHTAGLDLVGIAFYGPKNAVDKVLKGATKHP
- a CDS encoding amino acid permease, whose amino-acid sequence is MSEELSASAPMTDDEKRLHQLGYAQELSRTMSGFSNFAVSFTIISILSGCLTLYGFGMNTGGPVLIVWGWPVVGLMTLFVGLAMAEVCSSFPTAGGLYYWAAKLAPSNGAAWSWFTGWFNFLGQVAVTAGIDFGAAFFLNAFLDLQFGFSATPGHTILLFGIILLVHALLNSLGVRLVAKLNDISVWWHILGVLFIVGALVIVPDKHQSASFVFGHFVNNTGWGSTFYVALLGLLLAQYTFTGYDASAHMTEETKDAARSGPRGIVMSIIVSLVAGWVLLIGLTFAIQSYDGALGSKTGVPPAQIFIDAVGSVTGKILLLVVIGAQLFCGMSSVTANSRMIYAFSRDGALPGSKLWHRINHRTRTPTNAIWLAAGGAFVLGLPYLWNATAYAAVTSIAVIGLYIAYVLPTLLRLLQGDHFQPGPWHLGRWSRPIGIVAIVWVCFITILFMLPQVSPVTGSTFNYTPVAVLVVLGFAAAYWFISARHWFTGPKVQGTEAELAAIERDLESI
- the sdhA gene encoding succinate dehydrogenase flavoprotein subunit, with protein sequence MQVHQYDVIIVGAGGAGMRAALESSKRTRTAVLTKLYPTRSHTGAAQGGMCAALANVEEDNWEWHTFDTVKGGDFLVDQDAAEVMCKEAVDAVLDLEKMGLPFNRTAEGKIDQRFFGGHTRNHGEAVVRRSCFAADRTGHMILQTLYQQCIKQNVEFFNEYYVLDLLMTDGKASGVVAYELATGELHVFSAKSVIFASGGFGKVFRTTSNAHTLTGDGMGIVWRKGLPLEDMEFFQFHPTGLAGLGVLLSEAARGEGGILRNKDNERFMERYAPTVKDLAPRDMVARAMANEVREGRGCGPDGAYVMLDLTHLEPAHIDAKLPDITEFARTYLGVEPYTEQIPVFPTAHYAMGGIPTNIAGEALANNDEVIPGLYAAGEVACVSVHGANRLGTNSLLDINVFGRRAGIAAAEYAATASFEELPENPEAYVVDLVEGLRTSTGEERIAAIRSDLQATMDLNAQVYRTEGSLKQAQVDIAALKTRFANVAVQDKGKRFNTDLLEAVELGFLLDLAEVLVEGALARKESRGGHFREDYDKRDDVNFMRHTMAYREVDAEGNVSIRLDYKPVVQTRYKPMERKY
- a CDS encoding helix-turn-helix transcriptional regulator, with the translated sequence MSGRATVRAWRPGVAGVVEVLHAHFPSHTYPSHTHDAWTVLIVDEGAVRYDLDHREHGLAQAQVSLLPPHVPHDGRSVRPEGFRKRVLYLAPERLGDNLIGAAVDQPEYVDPLLRHRIHQLHGVLENGQEDLEAQSRLTLIEERLGQHLRRDVIAPPDRYDAGVAVRLRELLDAHVTEGITLEAASRLVRAHPAHLVRAFSREYGLPPHRYLTGRRVDLARRYLLDGHPAAEVASLAGFYDQSHLNRHFRKLLGVTPSTFVKS
- a CDS encoding SCO4848 family membrane protein; this translates as MKLEKKHAFVLLGIAAWNVITYIRFIKALIDTEDRPTGYYVAHTILIIVNLLIAALLGTWGVRAYKAAKTSQKSTV
- a CDS encoding succinate dehydrogenase hydrophobic membrane anchor subunit — its product is MSESTPAIAAPRSSSRGRRLKGGGRNRSGQTNFELYSWLFMRLSGLALVILVLGHLFVNLMLGGGITALDFGFVAGKWANPLWQVWDLLMLWLAMLHGSNGLRTIINDYAEKDQTRFWLKALLITAAVVIVVLGTLVIFTFDPCLDPNSTLSVCTNK
- a CDS encoding WD40/YVTN/BNR-like repeat-containing protein; the protein is MQRLREVLDRVYRRLVDLLERCGLPRSMPPLLVLGVLAVVTSLVLAVLAATGHRGETGADPVVISPAAAGRPGNAVVNASRAQVLSMTMVTRNRWAAGWSDCTSGPNCKYAAVIDRDGARATAPEWPVPYVTLKSGNEAIAIAPPREGTLTGDTTMMYQLTYDGPLLTRMRYRLSTSTFQRGEILSDRIVPGRIVVVNPQESSVRMLDTRGTRSPVCDRTSRCWVLGGIGRTDVLWTDDGGRTWGTRALDSHNQLGQLAVSPNGRTLVMTAVTVGDNGQTVASMRISTDRGGSWRTVDHPPPALNTPPLAFDDGTALMLGGRGGERPRLYRVRDGAANLDRGYPGDLADLEGDAQLMYGFEVPKRRTTEVVLSTDQGKTWTKFAPR
- a CDS encoding succinate dehydrogenase iron-sulfur subunit; the encoded protein is MNVTVKILRYNPEVVDEAEWKTYSVTLQPTDRVLDALHKVKWEQDGTLTFRRSCAHGVCGSDAMRINGRNRLACKTLIKDLNPEKEITVEPIKGLPVLKDLVVDMEPFFEAYRAVMPFLVTSGHEPTRERIQSQADRDRFDDTTKCILCAACTTSCPVFWSDGQYFGPQAIVGAHRFIFDSRDEGTEQRLEILNDKEGVWRCRTTFNCTDACPRGIEVTKAIQEVKRALIFRRV